A window of the Vigna angularis cultivar LongXiaoDou No.4 chromosome 3, ASM1680809v1, whole genome shotgun sequence genome harbors these coding sequences:
- the LOC108322811 gene encoding uncharacterized protein LOC108322811 — protein MPLPLFPTPTLIIPIITDLAVFITPLWIAVIVGVILGWAWKPKWAFDPKHALQKLRPPRSPNPPHHTAFTYPTTTTAATAAARVKDAGGNAVVTEHDLLHLWKLVEEKDGGPAWNQMMDRSTPTMRYQAWRRDPESGPPQYRSRTVFEDASPELVRDFFWDDEFRLKWDDMLIHASTIQECALTGAMMVHWVRKFPFFCSDREYIIGRRIWDAGQIYYCVTKGVPCPSMPRHNKPKRVDLYYSSWCIRPVKSRKDGQLTSCEVLLFHHEDMGIPWEIAKLGVRQGMWGAVKKFDPGLRTYEKQRTSGVPLSPCARAANINTKISMDYLSSLENTTTDLLEIENEDSSDKPVGRNIPKLLIVGGAIALACTLDQGLLTKAVIFGVARRFAKMGRRL, from the exons ATGCCTCTTCCTCTCTTCCCCACACCCACTCTCATCATTCCCATCATCACCGACCTCGCCGTTTTTATCACTCCCCTATGGATTGCAGTCATCGTCGGAGTCATCCTGGGCTGGGCCTGGAAGCCCAAATGGGCTTTCGACCCAAAACACGCTCTCCAAAAGCTTCGACCCCCTCGCTCCCCCAATCCCCCACACCACACTGCATTCACCTACCCCACCACCACTACTGCCGCCACCGCCGCCGCCCGCGTCAAAGACGCCGGCGGGAATGCGGTCGTCACGGAACACGATTTGCTGCACTTGTGGAAGTTGGTTGAGGAGAAAGACGGAGGCCCCGCGTGGAATCAGATGATGGACCGTTCTACCCCCACCATGCGTTACCAAGCATGGCGTAGGGATCCTGAG AGTGGACCGCCGCAGTACCGGAGCAGGACGGTGTTCGAGGACGCGAGTCCCGAGTTGGTGAGGGATTTCTTTTGGGACGACGAGTTTCGGTTGAAGTGGGATGACATGCTTATACACGCTTCGACTATACAAGAGTGTGCTCTCACTGGAGCCATGATGGTGCATTGGGTGCGCAAG TTTCCCTTTTTTTGCAGTGACAGAGAGTATATCATAGGGAGGCGAATTTGGGACGCTGGCCAAATTTACTACTGTGTCACAAAG GGAGTACCTTGCCCCTCCATGCCAAGGCATAACAAACCTAAACGAGttgatttatattattcaaGCTGGTGTATTCGTCCAG TTAAATCAAGGAAAGATGGCCAGCTGACTTCATGTGAAGTATTATTGTTTCATCACGAAGATATGGGCATACCCTGGGAAATCGCCAAGCTTGGAGTTCGACAGGGTATGTGGGGAGCTGTCAAGAAGTTTGATCCTGGACTACGAACATATGAGAAACAAAGGACTTCTGGTGTACCATTATCACCCTGTGCTCGTGCTGCTAACATCAACACTAAAATCAGTATGGACTACCTTAGTTCTCTGGAAAACACGACCACCGATTTGTTGGAGATTGAAAATGAAGATTCTTCTGACAAACCAGTTGGGAGAAACATACCTAAGCTTCTAATTGTTGGTGGAGCCATTGCTCTTGCCTGCACTCTTGATCAAGGACTACTAACTAAGGCAGTTATATTTGGAGTAGCCCGAAGGTTTGCGAAAATGGGAAGGAGATTGTGA